A genomic region of Phenylobacterium parvum contains the following coding sequences:
- a CDS encoding winged helix-turn-helix domain-containing protein, with protein MKPGFDIERLDEVIHGRIRLGVMAYLAGAGAAEFGELKARLSATDGNLSVHLRKLEEAGYVGIEKTFSGRKPLTTVRITDPGRAAFAAYLEALKGLLPPE; from the coding sequence GTGAAGCCGGGATTTGATATCGAGCGCCTGGACGAGGTGATCCATGGCCGGATCCGGCTCGGGGTCATGGCCTATCTCGCCGGCGCCGGGGCGGCCGAATTCGGGGAGCTCAAGGCCCGCCTGTCGGCCACCGACGGCAACCTGTCGGTCCACCTGAGGAAGCTCGAGGAGGCTGGATATGTGGGCATCGAGAAGACTTTCTCCGGCCGCAAGCCGCTCACCACCGTCCGGATCACGGACCCGGGCCGGGCCGCCTTCGCCGCCTACCTGGAGGCTCTCAAGGGGCTCTTGCCCCCCGAGTGA
- a CDS encoding NAD(P)/FAD-dependent oxidoreductase — translation MSGFDFDAVVVGAGAVGLACGYALARRGQSTVVLEAGPRIGEGVSARNSEVIHGGLYYPTGSLKARLCVTGRRALYAFLEAHGVAYDRCGKLVVFNGPEELARLDGILAQARTNDVEGMEILTVAQARALEPELQCDAALVSPESGVFDSHGYMLALQGEIEARGGAVALSTPFEGAEPLAGGGWRVRTGGADPTVLTTGRLVTAPGLDAQAVARRIEGFPAAAIPAAHFGKGVYFRLSGRAPFARLIYPPPIHGALGTHYRRDLGGQAVFGPDLEFVEAPDYSVDPARAEVFTAYIRKFWPALPDGALQPDYAGVRPKLHGPDETQPDFRIEGPEAHAMDGLVVLFGIESPGLTSSLAIGDEVAARLGL, via the coding sequence ATGTCCGGGTTCGACTTTGACGCCGTGGTGGTGGGGGCGGGCGCCGTGGGCCTGGCCTGCGGCTACGCCCTGGCCCGCAGGGGCCAGTCGACGGTGGTCTTGGAGGCCGGCCCGCGCATCGGCGAGGGGGTCTCCGCCCGGAACTCCGAAGTCATCCACGGCGGGCTCTACTATCCGACCGGCTCACTCAAGGCGCGACTGTGCGTGACCGGTCGGCGGGCCCTCTACGCCTTCCTGGAGGCGCACGGAGTGGCCTACGACCGCTGCGGCAAGCTGGTGGTGTTCAACGGCCCGGAGGAACTCGCCCGGCTGGACGGCATCCTCGCCCAGGCGCGGACCAATGACGTCGAGGGGATGGAAATCCTGACGGTGGCGCAGGCTCGCGCCCTGGAGCCGGAGCTGCAATGCGACGCGGCGCTGGTCTCACCGGAAAGCGGCGTCTTCGACAGCCACGGCTACATGCTGGCCCTGCAGGGCGAGATCGAGGCCCGCGGCGGTGCAGTGGCCCTGTCCACGCCGTTCGAGGGCGCCGAGCCCCTGGCGGGGGGCGGCTGGAGGGTCCGGACGGGCGGGGCGGATCCCACCGTCCTCACTACCGGGCGGCTGGTCACGGCGCCCGGCCTTGACGCCCAGGCGGTGGCGCGTCGGATCGAGGGCTTTCCCGCGGCCGCCATCCCGGCGGCGCACTTTGGCAAGGGCGTCTACTTCCGGCTATCGGGCCGGGCGCCCTTCGCCCGCCTCATCTATCCGCCGCCGATCCACGGGGCCCTGGGCACGCACTATCGCCGGGATCTCGGCGGGCAGGCCGTCTTTGGTCCCGACCTCGAGTTCGTGGAAGCACCGGACTATTCGGTGGATCCGGCCCGGGCGGAGGTCTTCACCGCCTACATCCGCAAGTTCTGGCCAGCCCTTCCGGATGGGGCCCTACAGCCCGACTATGCGGGGGTCCGGCCCAAGCTGCATGGCCCGGACGAAACTCAGCCCGACTTCCGGATCGAAGGCCCGGAGGCGCACGCGATGGACGGCCTGGTGGTCCTGTTCGGCATTGAAAGCCCCGGACTGACCAGCTCCCTGGCCATTGGCGACGAGGTCGCCGCCCGCCTGGGGCTTTAG
- a CDS encoding long-chain-acyl-CoA synthetase, with product MIASLARDLRFASGLYRTLARVRGIHPASPRRICDDLEASVRGWRDREALRFEGRSLTYGEMDALANRFARWALEAGLKPGDRVALFLPNRIEYLPAWYGLSKVGVVSALINNQLTGQALAHCLTLAGAHEVIVDAETSRALQDVLGDLEHTPRLWSLDAPLPGEGDLAADLAGRSADPPPAAIREGLKAGDTALLIYTSGTTGLPKAARVTHVRVQLYMRGFAGATGAGPDDRIYVALPLYHATGGLCGMGAALLNGACVVLRAKFSATQFWEDIRREGCTQFVYIGELCRYLANQPPHPDERSHQLRLAFGNGLRPDVWDKVTGRFGVPRVLEFYGSTEGNVSMFNFDGRAGAIGRIPRPLKQRFNARIVRFDYESEAPLRGADGYCTEADAGEAGECLGRIDSADPRAEFTGYLDSTASEKKVLRNVFAPGDAWFRTGDLLRQDADGYVYFVDRVGDTFRWKGENVSTAEVALRLQAVPGVIEANVYGVAVPGADGRAGMAALVTNGDFDIGILAARIAADLPEYARPAFLRLQPEMAVTGTFKQRKVDLVEEGFDPGRVTGPLFHRAADGGYRPLDPAAHEGIIHGRIRI from the coding sequence ATGATCGCTTCCCTTGCGCGCGACCTTCGCTTTGCTTCCGGGCTCTATCGCACCCTGGCGCGGGTGAGGGGGATCCATCCCGCCAGCCCCCGCCGGATCTGCGATGACCTCGAGGCTTCGGTCCGAGGGTGGCGTGATCGTGAGGCCCTGCGGTTCGAAGGCCGCAGCCTGACCTACGGCGAGATGGACGCCCTGGCCAACCGGTTCGCCCGCTGGGCGCTGGAGGCGGGTCTGAAGCCCGGCGACCGGGTCGCCCTCTTCCTGCCCAACCGCATCGAGTACCTGCCGGCCTGGTACGGCCTGTCCAAGGTCGGCGTGGTTTCGGCCCTGATCAACAACCAGCTGACCGGCCAGGCCCTGGCCCACTGCCTGACCCTGGCGGGCGCACATGAAGTCATCGTGGACGCCGAGACGTCGCGCGCCCTCCAGGACGTCCTCGGCGACCTGGAACACACGCCCCGGCTCTGGAGCCTGGACGCGCCGTTGCCCGGCGAGGGCGACCTTGCCGCGGACCTTGCCGGGCGATCCGCCGATCCGCCGCCTGCGGCCATTCGCGAGGGGCTCAAGGCTGGGGACACCGCCCTGCTGATCTACACCTCCGGGACCACCGGCCTGCCGAAGGCGGCGCGGGTGACCCATGTCCGGGTGCAGCTCTACATGCGCGGCTTCGCCGGGGCGACGGGCGCCGGGCCGGACGACCGAATCTACGTGGCCCTTCCGCTGTACCACGCCACCGGCGGTCTCTGCGGCATGGGCGCCGCTCTTCTGAACGGCGCTTGCGTTGTGCTGAGGGCGAAGTTCTCGGCCACCCAGTTCTGGGAGGACATCCGGCGCGAGGGGTGCACCCAGTTCGTCTATATCGGCGAGCTCTGCCGCTATCTCGCCAACCAGCCGCCGCATCCGGACGAGCGATCTCACCAGCTGCGCCTGGCCTTCGGGAACGGGTTGCGGCCGGATGTCTGGGACAAGGTCACCGGCCGCTTCGGCGTGCCCCGGGTCCTGGAGTTCTACGGCTCCACCGAGGGCAATGTCTCGATGTTCAACTTCGATGGCCGGGCCGGGGCCATCGGTCGGATCCCACGGCCCCTGAAACAGCGCTTCAACGCCCGCATCGTGCGCTTCGACTACGAATCCGAGGCCCCATTGCGGGGGGCGGACGGCTATTGCACCGAGGCGGACGCCGGGGAGGCGGGTGAGTGCCTTGGCCGCATCGACTCCGCTGATCCCCGGGCGGAGTTCACGGGATACCTGGACTCGACGGCCTCTGAGAAGAAGGTGCTCCGGAACGTCTTCGCCCCAGGGGACGCCTGGTTCCGGACGGGCGACCTGCTGCGCCAGGACGCCGACGGGTATGTCTATTTCGTCGACCGGGTCGGGGACACCTTCCGCTGGAAGGGCGAGAACGTCTCCACCGCCGAGGTCGCCCTGCGCCTGCAGGCCGTTCCCGGCGTGATCGAGGCCAATGTCTATGGCGTCGCGGTGCCGGGCGCCGACGGCAGGGCGGGCATGGCCGCCCTCGTCACCAACGGGGACTTCGACATCGGCATTCTCGCCGCGAGAATTGCCGCGGACCTGCCGGAGTACGCCCGGCCCGCCTTCCTCCGCCTCCAGCCCGAGATGGCGGTCACTGGCACCTTCAAGCAGAGAAAGGTGGACCTGGTCGAAGAGGGCTTCGACCCGGGCCGGGTGACGGGCCCCCTCTTCCACCGCGCAGCCGACGGTGGATACCGCCCGCTCGACCCCGCCGCCCACGAAGGGATCATCCACGGGCGCATACGTATCTGA
- the uvrC gene encoding excinuclease ABC subunit UvrC, with translation MSPDAEPHALAEGAPLTGAALIRDQVRRLPDGPGVYRMIGEGGEVLYVGKARSLKKRVLQYAQGRFHTQRIALMVDLTRGMEFVTTRTETDALLLEINLIKQMKPRFNVLLRDDKSFPEIVIRRDHPAAQLRKHRGAHTLRGDYFGPFASANAVNRTLNTLQKAFLLRSCTDSVYEGRTRPCMLHQIRRCAAPCTGAISLEDYAALVDQAEDFLRGRSRAVMTRLSEAMQAASDDMEFEQAARLRDRIRALAAVSQETLVNPESLEEADVFALHSDGGQACVQVFFFRAGQNWGNRAYFPRIDRTDPDPAILAAFIGQFYDDRPIPKLILASCEPEEVDLLAEAFSLKSGRKVEIRRPERGEKRALVDEALTNAREALGRRLAEGSAQSKLLTGVAEAFGLDAPPQRIEVYDNSHIMGTNAVGGMIVAGPEGFQKAQYRKFNIRSTELTPGDDYGMMREVLRRRFGRLVREGGSGETTVRPDLVLIDGGGGQLGAALEVLTELGVDDIPVVGVAKGPDRDAGLERFFLPGQPPFMLEPKSPVLYFLQRLRDEAHRYAIGSHRARRAADLRRNPLDEIDGIGPGRKRALLHAFGSAAGVARASADDLEKVDGVSRALAERIFAAFHKER, from the coding sequence ATGTCCCCGGACGCCGAACCCCACGCCCTGGCCGAAGGCGCGCCCCTGACCGGGGCGGCCCTGATCCGCGACCAGGTGCGCCGCCTGCCGGACGGCCCCGGCGTCTACCGGATGATCGGCGAGGGCGGCGAGGTCCTCTACGTCGGCAAGGCCCGGTCGCTGAAGAAGCGGGTGCTGCAGTACGCCCAGGGCCGCTTCCACACCCAGCGCATCGCCCTGATGGTCGACCTGACCCGGGGCATGGAGTTCGTCACCACCCGGACCGAGACCGACGCCCTCCTGCTCGAGATCAACCTGATCAAGCAGATGAAGCCGCGCTTCAACGTCCTGCTGCGCGACGACAAGAGCTTTCCCGAGATCGTCATCCGGCGCGACCATCCCGCCGCCCAGCTGCGCAAGCACCGCGGCGCCCATACCCTCAGGGGCGACTATTTCGGCCCCTTCGCCTCGGCGAACGCGGTGAACCGCACCCTCAACACCCTTCAGAAGGCCTTTCTCCTGCGGTCCTGCACGGACAGCGTCTACGAGGGCCGGACCCGTCCGTGCATGCTGCACCAGATCCGCCGCTGCGCCGCCCCATGTACGGGTGCGATCAGCCTTGAGGACTACGCCGCCCTGGTGGACCAGGCCGAGGACTTCCTGCGCGGCCGGAGCCGGGCGGTGATGACCCGGCTGTCGGAGGCGATGCAGGCGGCCTCGGATGACATGGAGTTCGAGCAGGCCGCCCGCCTCCGCGACCGCATCCGGGCCCTGGCGGCCGTTAGCCAGGAGACCCTGGTCAATCCCGAGAGCCTCGAGGAGGCGGATGTCTTCGCCCTGCACAGCGACGGCGGCCAGGCCTGCGTCCAGGTGTTCTTTTTCCGGGCGGGCCAGAACTGGGGCAACCGGGCCTATTTCCCGCGCATCGACCGCACTGATCCGGACCCGGCGATCCTCGCGGCCTTCATCGGCCAGTTCTACGACGACCGGCCGATCCCGAAGCTCATCCTGGCGAGCTGCGAGCCCGAAGAGGTTGACCTCCTGGCCGAAGCCTTCAGCCTGAAGTCGGGACGGAAGGTCGAGATCCGCAGGCCGGAACGGGGCGAGAAGCGCGCCCTGGTCGATGAGGCCCTGACCAACGCCAGGGAGGCTCTGGGCCGCCGGCTGGCGGAAGGCTCCGCTCAGTCCAAGCTCCTTACCGGGGTTGCCGAAGCCTTTGGCCTCGACGCGCCGCCCCAGCGGATCGAGGTCTACGACAACAGCCACATCATGGGGACCAACGCGGTCGGCGGCATGATCGTGGCGGGACCCGAGGGCTTCCAGAAGGCCCAGTACCGCAAGTTCAACATCCGCAGCACGGAACTCACCCCCGGCGACGACTACGGCATGATGCGCGAGGTCCTTCGGCGACGCTTCGGCCGCCTGGTCCGTGAAGGCGGCTCCGGCGAGACCACGGTGCGACCGGACCTGGTTCTGATCGACGGAGGCGGTGGCCAGCTGGGTGCGGCCCTGGAGGTCCTGACCGAACTGGGGGTCGACGACATCCCCGTGGTCGGCGTGGCCAAGGGCCCCGACCGGGACGCAGGCCTCGAGCGCTTCTTCCTGCCCGGCCAGCCGCCCTTCATGCTGGAACCCAAGAGTCCGGTCCTCTACTTCCTGCAGAGGCTGCGCGACGAGGCTCACCGCTACGCCATCGGAAGCCACCGGGCCCGGCGGGCCGCCGACCTCCGGCGCAATCCGCTGGACGAGATCGACGGGATCGGTCCGGGCCGCAAGCGGGCCCTCCTGCATGCCTTCGGGTCCGCCGCCGGCGTGGCCCGGGCTTCCGCCGACGATCTCGAGAAGGTGGATGGCGTCAGCCGCGCCCTCGCCGAACGCATATTCGCCGCCTTCCACAAGGAGCGCTGA
- a CDS encoding Lrp/AsnC family transcriptional regulator: MPETLDAIDARILELIQNDAGLSVAEIAERVGLSSSPCWRRIKRLEDTGIIQRRVTILDREKLGLSFEVYCTVKLALPTKDNLDAFDQAISGMPEVVQCATVTGSADYELRIVTRDMPAFDAFLREELLSLGLVSNIESRIVIRSVKNTTAAPLGLITPHVPG; this comes from the coding sequence GTGCCGGAGACCCTGGACGCCATCGACGCCCGGATACTGGAGCTGATCCAGAACGACGCCGGACTCTCCGTGGCCGAGATCGCCGAACGGGTCGGCCTGTCCTCCAGTCCCTGCTGGCGGCGGATCAAGCGCCTCGAGGACACAGGGATCATCCAGCGCCGGGTGACCATACTCGACCGCGAGAAGCTGGGCCTGTCCTTCGAGGTCTACTGCACCGTCAAGCTGGCCCTGCCGACCAAGGACAACCTCGACGCCTTCGACCAGGCGATCTCGGGCATGCCCGAGGTGGTCCAGTGCGCCACGGTCACTGGATCGGCGGATTACGAGCTGCGGATCGTGACCCGGGACATGCCGGCCTTCGACGCCTTCCTCAGGGAGGAGCTCCTCTCCCTCGGGCTGGTTTCGAACATCGAGAGCCGGATCGTCATCCGGTCCGTGAAAAACACCACGGCCGCGCCCCTGGGGCTCATCACCCCGCACGTCCCCGGCTAG
- a CDS encoding AAA family ATPase: MSQAADDGAEVDAFFTALGGRRIETACNRVYLAGDTAWKVKRPVDLGYVDFTTLELRRRAAEREIAFNTAAAPDIYRRVHAVTRCTDGLELDGQGPAVDYVVEMRRFDEGSVLSARPEVVDGALAEALGREIARLHAATPLRPEGGGASGLAYTIDSNAHLLTGLADRLGRETVRAVIAGTADAFAAATPLLEARRRGGFTRRCHADLHLGNILLENGRPVLFDCIEFNDTLSDIDVQYDLAFLLMDLDFRGRRDAACRVLDAWLDETARREDRALREGLAALPLMMSVRAVVRAHVEANSGHDATGRAYLEAALRHLQPGPPRLFAVGGMSGTGKTTLARAAAPQLGASPGAVVLRSDEIRKRLSGVTPTDRLPPEAYESDMSARVHESLFAEAEDLLAAGRSVILDATFLDPGHRARAADLAGRCGTPLGAVWLEASVDLLRARLAGRSGDASDATPETLDLQVQRAPGPIEWPCLGTDLDVTAAALEAFARTPGAPPK; encoded by the coding sequence GTGAGCCAGGCGGCCGACGACGGGGCGGAGGTCGACGCCTTCTTCACCGCCCTCGGCGGCCGCCGGATCGAGACCGCCTGCAACCGCGTCTACCTGGCCGGCGACACGGCCTGGAAGGTCAAGCGGCCGGTCGACCTGGGCTATGTGGACTTCACCACCCTTGAACTGCGAAGACGCGCGGCCGAGCGCGAGATCGCCTTCAACACCGCCGCGGCGCCGGACATCTACCGTCGGGTCCACGCCGTCACCCGGTGCACGGACGGCCTCGAGTTGGATGGCCAGGGCCCGGCGGTCGACTACGTCGTGGAGATGCGGCGCTTTGATGAAGGCTCGGTCCTGTCGGCCCGGCCTGAGGTCGTGGACGGCGCACTTGCCGAGGCCCTCGGCCGCGAGATTGCGCGCCTGCACGCCGCCACACCCCTGCGCCCCGAGGGCGGCGGGGCGTCCGGGCTGGCCTACACCATCGACTCCAACGCCCATCTCCTCACCGGCCTGGCGGACCGCCTCGGGCGGGAAACGGTCAGAGCCGTGATCGCCGGGACAGCGGACGCCTTCGCCGCCGCCACCCCGCTCCTGGAGGCCCGCCGCCGGGGCGGGTTCACGCGCCGTTGCCACGCCGACCTGCACCTCGGAAACATCCTCCTGGAGAACGGCCGGCCCGTCCTCTTCGACTGCATCGAGTTCAACGACACGCTGTCGGACATCGACGTCCAGTACGACCTCGCCTTCCTCCTGATGGACCTCGATTTCCGGGGCCGGCGCGACGCCGCCTGCCGGGTGCTGGACGCCTGGCTGGACGAGACCGCCCGGCGGGAGGACAGGGCCCTGCGCGAAGGCCTCGCCGCCCTGCCCCTCATGATGTCGGTCCGGGCCGTGGTGCGCGCGCACGTCGAGGCCAATTCCGGCCATGACGCGACGGGCCGGGCCTACCTGGAAGCGGCGCTCCGGCACCTGCAGCCTGGGCCACCTAGGCTCTTCGCGGTGGGGGGGATGTCGGGGACCGGAAAGACCACCCTGGCCCGCGCCGCCGCGCCGCAGCTGGGCGCCTCGCCGGGGGCCGTGGTCCTGCGCTCGGATGAGATCCGCAAGCGGCTCTCAGGCGTGACCCCGACGGATCGCCTCCCGCCTGAGGCCTATGAATCGGACATGTCGGCCCGGGTGCACGAGTCCCTTTTCGCCGAGGCGGAGGATCTCCTGGCCGCGGGGCGGAGCGTGATCCTCGACGCCACCTTCCTAGACCCCGGACACAGGGCCCGGGCCGCGGACCTGGCGGGGCGGTGTGGGACGCCCCTGGGCGCGGTCTGGCTGGAGGCGTCGGTGGATCTCCTGCGCGCCCGGCTCGCCGGTCGGTCCGGCGATGCCTCCGACGCCACCCCGGAGACCCTGGACCTACAGGTCCAGCGGGCGCCGGGCCCGATTGAATGGCCTTGTCTCGGGACCGACCTTGACGTGACCGCAGCCGCGCTGGAAGCCTTTGCGCGAACCCCCGGAGCCCCGCCGAAATGA
- a CDS encoding peptidyl-prolyl cis-trans isomerase: protein MTLPPVARAILREPLTQFLLVGLVLFAVVSLARDLRRPVVRIDEAELNQIVAYWEAQAQRPPTRDELSAMLRERIDEELLAREAVRLGLDRDDLIIRRRLAQKMAFASEDLEPVPEPREADLRAWYAAHPGDYVSPATATFRHVFFSGDNEDAEARARAALALTRPAEAGQPFVLPLSFVGAAVRDIERDFGPAFSRQLESAPAGRWSGPVRSAYGWHILYVERRAPAAPSPFETVRPDVAEAWKADRRNQANQAFIRKLRARYRVEVAGMSDSPPT, encoded by the coding sequence ATGACCCTGCCGCCGGTCGCGCGGGCGATCCTTCGCGAGCCGCTGACCCAGTTCCTGCTGGTCGGTCTCGTGCTGTTCGCGGTCGTGTCCTTGGCCCGGGACCTGCGGCGCCCGGTCGTGAGGATAGATGAGGCCGAGCTCAACCAGATCGTCGCCTACTGGGAGGCCCAGGCCCAGCGTCCGCCGACCCGCGACGAGCTGAGCGCCATGCTCCGCGAGCGGATCGACGAGGAACTCCTCGCCCGGGAGGCGGTCCGCCTCGGGCTGGACCGGGACGACCTGATCATCCGGCGCCGCCTGGCCCAGAAGATGGCCTTTGCCTCTGAAGACCTTGAGCCGGTCCCCGAGCCCAGGGAGGCGGACCTGCGCGCCTGGTACGCCGCCCACCCCGGCGACTATGTCTCGCCTGCGACGGCGACCTTCCGCCATGTCTTCTTCAGCGGCGACAATGAGGATGCGGAGGCCCGGGCCCGCGCGGCCCTGGCCCTTACGCGGCCGGCCGAGGCGGGCCAGCCCTTTGTCCTGCCCCTGTCCTTTGTCGGCGCCGCCGTCCGCGATATCGAGCGCGACTTTGGCCCGGCCTTCTCAAGGCAGCTGGAAAGCGCGCCCGCGGGTCGGTGGAGCGGCCCCGTGAGGTCCGCCTACGGTTGGCATATCCTGTACGTCGAACGCCGCGCCCCCGCCGCTCCCTCCCCCTTCGAGACCGTACGTCCCGACGTCGCCGAAGCCTGGAAGGCTGACCGGCGCAATCAGGCCAACCAGGCCTTCATCCGGAAGCTGAGGGCGCGCTATCGCGTCGAGGTCGCGGGGATGTCCGACTCCCCGCCGACTTGA
- a CDS encoding thioredoxin family protein, giving the protein MNRRRLILTAAAATAAAQPALAAKPAPRLSVKTFAELKTPLPLPYDEAADARAVVDRARAQARRQGKRLLIDLGGNWCPDCRILAGTMALPEFDRFLKTHFVVVMVDVGRFDRNLQIPARYGITGRLPGVPALLVIDPKTDKLLNPGNFSALSNARGMSPQALADWVAGWAA; this is encoded by the coding sequence ATGAACCGTCGTCGCCTCATCCTGACTGCCGCCGCTGCGACAGCCGCCGCACAGCCTGCGCTTGCCGCCAAACCGGCGCCCCGGCTTTCGGTCAAGACCTTCGCCGAGCTCAAGACCCCCCTGCCCCTGCCATATGACGAAGCGGCCGACGCCAGAGCCGTCGTCGACCGCGCCCGGGCCCAGGCGCGACGCCAGGGCAAGCGCCTCCTCATCGACCTGGGCGGCAACTGGTGCCCCGACTGCCGCATCCTGGCCGGGACCATGGCCCTTCCCGAGTTCGACCGGTTCCTGAAGACCCACTTCGTGGTGGTGATGGTCGACGTCGGGCGCTTTGACCGGAACCTGCAGATCCCCGCCCGTTACGGGATCACAGGACGCCTGCCGGGCGTACCGGCGCTCCTGGTGATCGACCCCAAGACCGACAAGCTCCTGAATCCCGGAAACTTCTCCGCCCTGTCCAACGCGCGGGGCATGTCGCCCCAGGCCCTGGCGGACTGGGTCGCCGGCTGGGCCGCCTAA
- the pgsA gene encoding CDP-diacylglycerol--glycerol-3-phosphate 3-phosphatidyltransferase gives MKALPNILSTARILLTLAMFAALVAIGAGRDPGGQLAAFAFWAFAIAAVTDFLDGWLARRFDAVTVWGTILDPIGDKILVCGAVVGLMAAGAGPAFALPAGLILFREFAVSALREVGASRGLKLPVTGLAKWKTAVQLVALTAMLGVGLFPALPPLLPLGLVWVAAVLTVWTGVEYLLQTRRGLAGLA, from the coding sequence ATGAAGGCCCTTCCCAACATCCTGTCCACCGCCCGCATCCTCCTGACCCTGGCCATGTTCGCCGCCCTTGTCGCGATCGGCGCCGGCCGGGACCCCGGGGGCCAGCTGGCGGCCTTCGCCTTCTGGGCCTTCGCCATCGCCGCGGTGACGGACTTCCTCGATGGCTGGCTGGCCCGGCGGTTCGACGCCGTCACGGTCTGGGGGACCATCCTGGATCCGATCGGCGACAAGATCCTCGTCTGCGGCGCCGTCGTGGGCCTGATGGCGGCGGGCGCCGGCCCGGCCTTCGCCCTGCCGGCTGGCCTGATCCTGTTCCGCGAATTCGCCGTCAGCGCCCTTCGTGAAGTGGGGGCCTCAAGGGGCCTGAAGCTGCCGGTCACCGGCCTCGCCAAGTGGAAGACGGCGGTGCAGCTGGTCGCCCTGACGGCCATGTTGGGGGTCGGCCTGTTTCCGGCCCTGCCGCCGCTCCTGCCTCTTGGCCTGGTCTGGGTCGCCGCGGTCCTGACCGTCTGGACCGGGGTCGAGTACCTGCTCCAGACCCGGCGGGGTCTTGCCGGACTGGCCTGA